AGGTATGTCAAATCTCCATCAGTGATAGGCCCCCAGTTGTCCGATTTGGACCAACCTTATTTGGGCTATTGTGTGAGTGCTTGTATAAGAAAGTAAAATTAAAACAATAATCATCACATCATACTCAAGACAATGACTTGATAACCTACacctcttgatcaaatcaagcctTTTATGATGATGCAATACCTAATCATGACAAAATAATGATCATATAGAACATTATATGCCCACTCGATCAGATTCCTACAACTGTCAAGTGCTGTCACTGGCAGATTCAATATCTTCTGAGATTATATTCTTTTTTATAACCATAGAAAAGCTCTTCAAAAGATGGAACCtcaatcaatttttttgttttaaaaaaacaaaaagctCCATTGACCATTGGTAATTCTAGTTGGCATCAGCATATGGTGTGACATCATGATCATTCAGATAAATTCAATGTTACAACTTGCAATTGGATCATTATCAGATCCAGCAACAAGTAGACAACAGTGAATTATTAGATACATTAGAGATTTCTGCATGCACCCACAAGCTGCTGACGCAGATCTAATTAGAGGATGTGTATGAGATTCACAAGAGGATTTTGGAGGAGTCCATCATAAATCTACAAAAGCAGATGTTGGGTGGTGTATACCTCCTTATCTTTTAAGATTTTAAACAAGAAGTTGTATATAAGATTGATTAGGAGAGTGGTAGGGTAAAACCCCAACCCACAGAAAAGAAAATAGTTTTCTCCCATTTTCCTATATATAAAGATGGCCAAGCCCATTAGTACCAATTCACAACTCCAAGGAATCACATCTCTGAGGAATAATTAGCAGTTGTATTCCATGATATGCAGCCATCACAACTAAAAGAACAACCACCCTGTGAGTATATCAGCACAGAGCAGTGGAGAACTTAAACAATGAGTCACATGCAACAGTCCCCAAGTCCAGTACAGTGCCCTTAATTTACCAAATCCTAGAAAAGAACACCACCAATTATCTGCCAAGAAGGGGAAAAGAATGTTCTGATATCTCTATCCCCCTCTCTCAAATACATTCACAATAAACCTTTATATAGATGTTTCTCATTCATATattcaaatattaaaaaataaaaaataaattatacaggCTTAGTTGTCCAAAAGTGGTTCCCATAACAGAAATAATGAAACTGAATAAATTATATTCAAAACTCTGCAAAGTGttcataaaatatatgaaaaggGTGTTAGCAAAGACCATACAACAGGTAGTAAAAAATACATAAGTTAAACATGCATATCCATGATAAACATACAAGGAAACAAAAGCTCCAAAATATGCTGCTAATATAGTTAAAATCATTAAAACATATTAATTTGCCACTGAGTCCAGCacaaaatcatgttaatggtacaAGATAATGTCACAGAGTGCATCATGTAACAGATCTAATGACAATTCTTGAAATAACATTCATCCAGTACATGAACCCAAATGGATAAAATGAACCAGCAAGCTAAACAAACTGTAAAGCTAAACTACcaagtatcaaaaaaaaatagcaatgaaGAAATCCAAACTGTAAAACATGACAAATGTGACCATTGCATTTCCACCAATCTATGTGGAAAGACTTTGTAGCTTCAGGAGGTGCTTTACTGCTGAAGAAACAGCAGAGCGCTTCCTGATTTTCTTCACAGAGTCGGTCTTCACCTTGATCTTTTTAACTTTCGGAGGGGTCTCTTTGATAGGACCAGGAGGAATACCTTGTTTTAGTGCACTACCTCTTGGAGTAGCAGATGGTGGCAATCTCAAGCTCTGAGGAGGCAAAGGGTTGTGTGGCTTCCAGACCAAGTTGTTCTTCATTGAAAACCTAACCTTCTTAACACTCTTCTCTCTGCTCTTTCCTGCTATGCTTCCTCCATCAGCATCATTTCCACTAGTGGTGGTCTTCCTGTCTGCACTCTtcgctctttttctcttcttaggcatggtattagtaaCTAGTGATGCTTGCAGAGCACTTAATCTTTCGTTATCATTTGCCATTCCAGCTTCAGCAGCAGCTTTCTCAAACTGCTTCTGAAGACTTGAGATTAcacattcatcaaaattaatcacgTCATGGGTTTCTGTAGCATCACCATTAACCACATTTTCACCATTAACCACATTATTAATGTCGGTGATTGGTTCAGCATCGTTGGTTTCTGTATTTGAATCcaatgatttcttctttttggatttGCTCTTCTTCTCGGTGCCACTCGATGctttctttgatttcttcttcttcttcttgggtgGCTGATCATCTGAAGCCCCATCACCACTTCCCATCTCCAACTCAAATGGTTCAGAATTCTCCGAGACAACTGGCTCGGGCACCTTCACTGAATTCCCATTTTCTCGGTGCTGGACAGAAATATGAACCCCTGATTTCTCTAAATCCTTCTCCAATTTGAGGAAACCATCACGCAAACCAAACAGGGCTTTCCTATTGCCTTGAAGTGTTTCAGAAGCAGAAGCAGAGTCGAGGAAATTTTTCGAAAAGTTCCATGCGAAAGGAATCTTTCCAAATTTCTCAACGTCACTGCACGACTCCACTTGGTTTCCAGCCTTCTCAATATCTAACAGCTTCGCACCATGCTGGAGCAACCGATCAAAGACATTCACCTTGATCTTATTCACCAACACCTTATCTGGAGACTTCTCCAGCACAAAGAAGAAGGGCTTCAGCAGCACGTCTAGGGTTTCCACACAGAGTGGGAGGAACTCCTTGATCTCATCCAAGAAGATCTCGGCGACGTGGTAATTGACGCCCTGGGCCGGGTACTTATCGGCAGCAAGAAGCGATTTTTCCAACAGAATCCCTATCAGGCGCGCAGAGAGATCGAGATCCCAATCGTTCTTcttgaggaggaggaagaggtgcCGGAGGAACCGCCGGTTCAAGAGGTAGAATTTGTCGAGGCGGAGGAAGTCGATTCCACCCCATTCGCGGCGGATGGTGAGAACGAAAGCCTCGAAGTAGCGGTCGGCGAGGGGGGCTGCCAGCGCGTCGAGGAGGGAGGCGAGGCGGTTGATGAGGTCGACCTGAGCGGGGAGCTTGTCGGAGTGCCAGACGCAGTAGAAGAGGCCCTTCCAGATCTTGAGGAGGTCACCCTCGGAGACCGCATCTTCGGGCTGCTGGGGAAGCCACGCTGTGAGGGCGCGGACGGCGCGGTCGCGGATGGACTTGTTGCAGGACGCCAAGCGCTTCACGATGACTGCGCTGGAGGGGGGTGCGTCCATGGAAGCTGCCGGAGGGAGGAAACCTAGATCTAAGAATCGGCGGAAAACGGAAGAGAATACGAGGAGGGAGTATAAAACCCTAGGCTTTTGATCGAAACCCTAGGGAGAGCGACACAGAGGCGGAGAGCGAAGGAGTGGATTAAGCGCGGTCGACTTACCGCTTTTTAGGGAATTCCTGAATGGGGGACATAATAGGGCCAAGCAAGGAATACAAAAATTGAGGCCGATAATTCGATATCACCAACCGTCGCATAGCACGTGCGTATCTGGTCACCGGTGGTGAGAGATGAAAGGAGCCGTTGCAACGAGTAGTGTCTCGAGGCCGAGGGTTTGAGAGAGGCCTCAGTAGTATCTTTTCCGTCAAACCCTAATCTTATACAAATTTCGATCCTCCTCCTCATTCCTCACCATGAATCTCTCCTTGGCTGTTAGAATTCGCAAAAAGAGTCATCAGAGCTAGAACCATAATCAATGGCAgttcttaaaataataatttttacgtaaaaaattttttcataaaattattatttgtatgtatatctttataaatttttttatacatctattcacataaatattttaattaattttaaattattaattttttaataatattaaatgatatagatatatgtgtaaaaaaaataaaaaaatatacatataaaataaatattttattaaaatatatatataaatatcaatttaaaaaatattcatataaatttaaatatttaaaaagatatttatataaaaaaattaaataatttaaatttttttaaaaaatatatatatatatatattttgatatgaataggTAAACTGAAGACGGTGGGCTCGCAGGTTTTGGGTGGCCAAAATTGAACGACCGCTTCAACCAGTCGGTCTCGGGAGCGGGAGCGCTAGCATTCTGAGAATTATTACGACCACGATGTAGATGGGTTGGAAGGTGCTCTTAGAGCAACGGCAAACAGTATCTTTCAGCAGGCTGTGGGTGGTTGGTGATCTAAAGAATGATGGTCATCGAGTCATCCTCAATCCAAATTTCTGTGGccagcaaagagaagaaggcagCCCTCCTATGCTGTTAAAAGCGTTGTCACGAAACTTTCAAGCGCCGGCATAATTCAAACGGCCCGCACCAGCAGCACCTCCCTCGACCGCACCGTGGGAAAGGGTAACCCTGATCAGAGCCATGAGCAATGCCTAGTGCCATGACAATGGTCACTTCCAATGTTGCCATCAAAAAATATACTGGTCTGCAGATACTCCATGCTTAGCAACAATGTTCTGTTCCTCACCCAGACGAGCAAACCCTGATTGACTTCTGAATAAGGTGAATTAGCTCCAGGATCGGAAGGATCAAACCGATTTGTGTGCATTGGTCTTGGCCAAACCTCCTACCTCCTCTACCCCACTGAAGCCGGTTAGCCACCAACCACGGCCCGTACACCAGCATCGGCGATCGACAGAGTCCGAGCCATTGTGCTTTCCACGGAGACGCAGCTTCTTCTCCGCTTACGTGGGGTCAAGCCTCCTGCAAATGCCCAATCATCCTTCATAAAACTCCAATGAGCGCAGTAGTCTTCAATGGCTTGGTTATCTCAACGTGGAGAAAGCAATGTTCCTACCAAATAAAAATGAAAGCAATGGAGAAACCAGATACAAGAAACTTACCACGAAAGAACAAGGACCGGCTCCCTCACGCCCTATCCACTTTGCTCATCGGCGAAGGCCACGGTCTCTAGTGCCATATCGAGACAGCAGATGAAACAGGTCGTCTTGAAGGTCTATTCCTTGGAACATTAGTCTGGCAAGCACGGCGGTGGTGGCGTACAAATCTTCAGTTGGTATCAGGCGCCAGCTGCCTCATGACCGGTCATGCTGAGCTTCTGCAGGGATCCATACTATCTTAGATCACCATGCATAGCAGCTTAGCGCTACTCATTGCGTGCTACCGATAAATCATTTTCCGTGGAATAGATAATCTTACACCACCCCATAACAGAACAGGTTCGTTTATtttcttcaaataaataaattgcATACATAGTGCTCAACTTTCCAAAGCCTTGGAAcggaaaacaaaaacaatcaaagaCAGAGGATTATTATTGCACTGAATCCATGGCATGGCATGACTACAACATCTCTCTTTAGGTGAAACATTTCTCCTTTTAAGAAATGAATATACAGCAGAACTTTAAAACTATTCCCCTGTAATTTCCCTATGTTTTTGTCCATTAAACCTGAATGAACCTACCGCCAAAAAAGCTCTCTCATGCTGTTAAATGGAACCATCACCATCATCGCCATAGTAATTATCATCATCACTATCTTGTTCATATATCTGATATTCGCCATCACTTAAATCAGCACCCCGGAGTGCATCATTAGATTGGGACTCCTTACCAAAGCCACGCAAAAGCTCTTGCAGGTAATCATTTGGAATGCTTTCTCCAACATTATCTGACAAAAATATAGGAAATTTCCTTTTCTCCACATtataaataaatgtaataaatataaagGTAACCTTAGAGTTTACAGAAAAAACAGCAGCAGCTCTGAATGCCAGAACATGACACTTCAATGACCAGGTGTTTAAAAGCAGTTCCAAAAGGCATCCCATAAGAAAAAGTTACTTTTGCCAAGTGCCATAGTGCAACATAGAATGACAAACAAATTCTGACGTCTGCATCTACAATTTGAGATTGCAGGCATCAGTATAGATCTGGTTGCATCTATATAATCAATGGCAGTTGATTTCCATAGGTGAAAGATTGTTTAGATTGGTTCTTCCAACCTGCTACAAGAAAATCAGTTTACAAAACTAGGCTAAAGCGCAAAAGAAGGGAGCCTTTTTCAAATCTGCATCTAGATATGTATCTAGACAGTCACCAGAAACAAGCTCATTTGTGTTGCAGTCGAGTGCAAGAATACACATCATAGCGCTACTCAAGATTAATGAggcaatttttttaatcaaatgagGAATAACAAATATATAGTTCAAACAACAACACCTGCATTCACCTAACCATCATGCTCCATCTGACAAGGTCATGAGACCTGCATGGCTGCACTTGGTGTGCACCTTGCAGAACAAATGACTTTTATTTGCATCCTATGCAGAATGATTTCATTTAAGTAGAAATGTATAGCTAGCACTCCTGTAAGCAAAGCAAATAACTTGACTACATAAAAGTAGATTCCCAGCCCAGTTTTCCCATCAGCGACAAACATGCACTCCCATCAGCAACAAACATGCACTCAAGAAATATGAAAGTGCAATAGGCGAACAAAAAACAAATGATTCTTTAAGAAACCTGCTTTCTGTTCTTTAAGCATTTTCATGAATTTCATAGACAAAGGTTACAAAATGAATGGAAAGAGATGAGGACTTGTGATCATATAGCAAGCATCAAGGATACAAGAGTTACCATCAACTGGGAAATAACCATCTTCACGTACCTACAGCAAAACcgcacaaaatttttttaaatagaatCTAGGAATACAAGCAAATTACCAAAAGAAAACACTTAAAAGATCTAATTACCACTGGTGGATATTCATATCCATCcagttcctcttcctcctcttcttcatcttcaaCTTCACAATTATTAGGCCCATCTGGATCTTCCTGTTCATGTTCCTTAGATTCGGTACATGGCACCTCAGCAGAACAGTTAGGAACTGCAGATAACAGATGAGGGCACAGCGTCCCATGGCTTTAGTTAGGCAAAAAAGGAAAGGCAAAATTGCCAAAATGTAACCATAAGGTGAACTAAAAACAGCACTTGAATTAATATACTCAGCAAACATATGGTTAAGGTTTGGATAAACTTCATATTGGCATTAAGAAATAACCTCCATTGAAATGTTGACCCTCCTTTTCAGGTTTCTGAAATCTACTAAAAACTTCCTCTTTCTTAGACCTTTCATAGAGTTCACGAGCTGACTGCAACAAGCATTCTGCAGCCCCCTTGGGATATAGTGACAGGAACCGTATTCTCACATGCAACCTCAAGGTTCTGAGCTTCCACATAGAGAACCAACCTGTTGCATGCTGCAGACTAATTAGTCAGGTAGATCATACACAGTATAACAATAGGGTCTAAACTTTGAATACAGTATTTTGAGCAAAAAATACCAATATGAAAGCAAAAATATGGTAACAAAATACAACAACAGTTTTTTTTTCTGGATACTAAATAAAAAGTATTAAAGCGGACAATACGCAAGTATGTTTATAATTACTGCATCATCCTTCAAGGGAACCTCTAGAATTCTTTTACCAAGTATTCCAGTCACTTCCCCAAGTTTTGTATATAAATCAAACAGGAACACAACTCAGTATTTCAGTCAACATTTCATGAGTGATATTTTTGTCTAATCATATTAAGCTGTCGTATTTAAATTGCCAGCAGTAGGATCCAGACAATTCAACATTAATATCTGGATTGCTAGACCATCATTATCAGGTCTCAAATCATCCTAAAGCCAATGATTTAAATCTCAGCAACCCTATAGGAATTacatatttcttcttttttcttttgagaacTATATGGAATATATGTTACCAGCTCCTATATAATACAACTTGATGCAATGATTTCTAATCATAATCTAATATTGTATAACCTAATTTTCTAATTATTCATGATGAGAAATAGGAGCAAATTCTTGGCATCATCAACAAACAGACTGGCAAATGGAGGTGGCAACATGCCCTTGGAAATATGCTCTGAAATTGGTGCTGATGGGCAACAAAATGCGATAAGAAAGTGCTTGCATGCAAAAAGAAATTTTTAGCACTGAAAggggttctaaaaaattgaccaACATTTGTTGTCAGTTTAGAACAAATTTGAGCTGTAATCCTAGCAATAGGACCATCCTGCTAGCAGAGTTAAGCACCCAAATGCATGTTGGCCCACATCGAGAACAgctattatgaatttatgatctcTTAAAATTATATGAAGAAGCATGTTTAAATACTTCCAAACAGTAGTCCCAAAAATGCAGATTATTATTGAAAATTGTCCATGTTGTAATTACTCAATTATAATATAAGAAACATCTCAAACATCTAAGTTGATTTTGGGTATATACTGTAGAACGTGATCAACAAAGTGATCTTGAAACCTACATGACCTGCCAAGTGCAATGCACTGATAAGATTTGAACTTGCTCTCCTCCCCATTGGATTTAGCTCATAGAAGCAACTAAAGGAAGTATTTTCTTGCAGAAAGTAGAGATATACCATAGGACATATTGATAACCCAGCGGCATCGCTGGATATTGGTCGAATATGAAAAACCTGGTTATGAGACGATTATCTAAAGAAAACCAATGACAACATAATGGATTAGATTGTCAGCTGATGACAACAATTCTCTTCTATTTAATGTGCTTGGCAGCTGGCAAATGCAAGTGGTTATTGGATAGCCTGCATGTGCAAGAAAATGGCTGATAGTCGTACCATGGAAAGCACAATAACAAGCCCACAAGATTTATGGGAGAATTGCATACATCAAATGTCAGCCAATGGATTAGAATCATGAGATGCATCTCTAGCTATAGCAGAGGAAAAATTTATTCAAAGGAGTTAACAAAATTCCAGTTGGGTGAATGGGTTAATTTTAAATACCCAAATTACCCTTCTTCCTAAAGTAACCCAACTTTATCTCTTCATCCCAAAATAACCATGGCATAAAGTCTTGGAAATTGGAATAATGACATGGGGGTAGCAGAAAATGGCTTATTTTTTGCTCAAACCTATACAGTTGACGAACCAGTAGTAAAACTCAAACAGTACTTGGAATGTTCTTTGGAGTTCTTTTTTCCTAAAAAaagttaaattataaaaatagtgAAGTATTTTAGCAACATTTGCAAACTCAGTTTCAATTTCTGTTTCAGCCAACTCCATGGAATTCCAATTTGAGCAGTTTCAGAAGTTTGGCTCCAAAGTTTCAGAgtttcagtcaaaaaaaaaaaaacaagtaaaacattcaaaaaatgaagaaaaaaatttaaaagttagtATGCAACATTCTAAAGTATTTCGTGCCATATAGGTTTTCTTTTTGTAtacttttgtttaattttaaggcTGAAATTAATACCTCATATAAGTGCATTTCATGAAATTCAAgcattatatatacatacatatgattCACTTCTTGAGCTACAATTATATGAAAAGTCGTTAtggaaagcatccatgaagcttttTAGTGCCTGGTGCATCCATGTCTTTTCATTCCCTTTTTATGCGAACACAAACATATCAAATTTCGGAATTTCTTTCAAGTATTTTCCAGATTAAGTAACCACTTAATCAAATTCATGCCATTTTATAGTGTgacatttattttatataaaccTGTATTATTGCTATAAAATGTCTTACAATGCGTGCTATAATAAGAGCATTTTTAGAGTCCTCGACTTGTGAAGGATCATGTTATTATCTATCCTCTATTTTAATTCAAGAAATAGAAACAAAAATAATTGAAATTGATATTATATAGCTTATCTACATAAACAGAAAAAGAAATGGCCCCAATATAAGTATATGCctgaatgaaatattaaaaaaggCATGTATGGTAAGTCTCAGCCAGTTTTAACTGATTGAAACCTGAGATATCAGATTGGAACCCTTCGGTTTTGGACAAAACTAGACCAAAACCAGTTAGTTCCAGCCAAAATAGGCTGAAACTACCAAAACTGATCAACACGTTAAACCTGGCGCACATTTTTTCACTCAATATACTAAAAACCAATGTTTTAAGGATCAAAAAGCAAtgcaccaaattttgatagcactTTTTGATTGCCTCTCAACATTTGCTGCCTACATGTGATAGAAATCAAAATGAGCATGAGATATAGAGTTAAGCAGCATGAGAACTTTCAGAATCCTGATGCCATACTTGAAGAAATAGCAATTTTTTATATTAACATATACTAGAAAAACAGTGAAACTAAAGAATGAGCGGCAATTACTTAACCAAGTAAAAGATAGAACTTACTGTGCATGTTTTCTGATCNNNNNNNNNNNNNNNNNNNNNNNNNNNNNNNNNNNNNNNNNNNNNNNNNNNNNNNNNNNNNNNNNNNNNNNNNNNNNNNNNNNNNNNNNNNNNNNNNNNNagatcctaccgaacgtcctaacgaggtaAGCCGGAGCTACGACTATACTCTCAGGGATGACTCGGCAAATCAAAATATTGAACCGCACGTGGGGAAAAATGTGAAAAGTCTTTTGATTTTGTAAGTTGAAATGACTTACAAAATTGGGtcgaagtccgattacaaaattgggatgaagcccgattacaaatatTAAAGACGAAACAGaaataaaagaaacaaaagataatggagcagatactCCGACTATTCGTCGGAGTCGGCTTCTTGCACCGGGTAGAGTTCAGAGCAACCGGCGTGCCTGCTCGGGTCGGAGAGGGACCGAAAGTTGGAGCCACCTCATTCGGCAACTCGTTCTGTCGGCagtgggtcggcctcctcctctgtggcttggtcctccgaccctAGAGGGATGATGCGCTCAGATTGAGCTCCGGGTGCAGACTCTGAATCGCATCCGGACGTCCTCGTACCCATCCGATAGGAGACGAAGCCACTCTCCGAGGAGCTCCTCCCGATACTCGTCCGAGCCATGGAAGTCCTCCACCATCCGGCTCAGCATCTCCTTGGCCGACTCtacctccgccttcgctatgtcggtgtcggcttgggcggaggacaagttctcctcgaCCTTAGCCAGGTTCTTCAGGCTAACGCGAAGCTGTTCGCACTCGGCCTCGAGCTTCCTGATGCAGCCGTCCCGCTCACACCGTAGTCAATGAACGGAGCGGGTCTTGCGCTGGATCTGCTCGCaagccgactgaagttcggcctccgaggcggctaggccgttggtgagtcggaagatctcctcctcgagcctagcctcatGGTGGACCGACAACTTCAGCTGATCCACCAGCGTTGCCTTCTCCGCTTCGACGGTTTCGGCCCCAATTCTTCCAGGCCGCTTGGACATcgtcgaacctccggtacccgacctccagctcggacatgcTGTAGATTAGCTGCAAAATAGAAGGCCGGTCGTCACAAAAATGAAATGATAGAAATAACCatgaagggaaaagaaaaagaagaagagctcacctagatcatagtcggataaaaagtagaaagcatgtcggacaccGGCCGACCTTCAAAGAGCTCCCGGTCGGTCGGGAGAATGtcgcctggcacaacctcctagccaaattgtggttggccagggccgatgctCCCTCAGAAACCTGAACGTCGGATGGTGTGACACGGCCCGCCGACCTTGTTCGTCTGCCTGTGCCATCAGTGCCTTTCCCCGATTGGTTGCCCAGGCCCGGAGGTCGGAGAGAGATGggaagctcgagctcgactgggtccctcccgagggGGTGACGGGGGCCgccgcaggtcgttcgggctcacaTGCTTCGGCCCGAACCTCTTCCGTGGGTGGGGGAACCAACactccttcggctgcc
The DNA window shown above is from Elaeis guineensis isolate ETL-2024a chromosome 8, EG11, whole genome shotgun sequence and carries:
- the LOC140851080 gene encoding uncharacterized protein, with the translated sequence MHSWFSMWKLRTLRLHVRIRFLSLYPKGAAECLLQSARELYERSKKEEVFSRFQKPEKEGQHFNGVPNCSAEVPCTESKEHEQEDPDGPNNCEVEDEEEEEEELDGYEYPPVVREDGYFPVDGNSYNVGESIPNDYLQELLRGFGKESQSNDALRGADLSDGEYQIYEQDSDDDNYYGDDGDGSI
- the LOC105050822 gene encoding uncharacterized protein, whose translation is MDAPPSSAVIVKRLASCNKSIRDRAVRALTAWLPQQPEDAVSEGDLLKIWKGLFYCVWHSDKLPAQVDLINRLASLLDALAAPLADRYFEAFVLTIRREWGGIDFLRLDKFYLLNRRFLRHLFLLLKKNDWDLDLSARLIGILLEKSLLAADKYPAQGVNYHVAEIFLDEIKEFLPLCVETLDVLLKPFFFVLEKSPDKVLVNKIKVNVFDRLLQHGAKLLDIEKAGNQVESCSDVEKFGKIPFAWNFSKNFLDSASASETLQGNRKALFGLRDGFLKLEKDLEKSGVHISVQHRENGNSVKVPEPVVSENSEPFELEMGSGDGASDDQPPKKKKKKSKKASSGTEKKSKSKKKKSLDSNTETNDAEPITDINNVVNGENVVNGDATETHDVINFDECVISSLQKQFEKAAAEAGMANDNERLSALQASLVTNTMPKKRKRAKSADRKTTTSGNDADGGSIAGKSREKSVKKVRFSMKNNLVWKPHNPLPPQSLRLPPSATPRGSALKQGIPPGPIKETPPKVKKIKVKTDSVKKIRKRSAVSSAVKHLLKLQSLST